The following are from one region of the Nitrospira defluvii genome:
- a CDS encoding TolC family protein codes for MNHTWRRTTFIMLALLSSTAAMASAATAAETDQPVSLSRGSFLGVQQAVDIAVKNHPMLIEGTANLKASEARTEQARSLYYPQVYANANTVAGAGVTNPRFLIGGGLLRENQSTFTGGVIANQRIYDFGYTSNLVESNKLAERAQGQDVSARRALVLLYVQRAYLNSLKRKRLVQIAEETVRERGVIAGQIETLYRQQLKSKFDFDLAHVELVNAQSLLVRSRNDLKASFADLNRTMGIVGADDYVLEDISVDVRPQKTLESLINESLSHPEVKRAKEQTASADARLTATKRQYLPTVSAIASGGTFDPFDPRQNQQTGGWWMAGAMVSMPLFTGFLIENQVVEANANRQAASAATTNIEQALTQQVTNAYLDTLTFAQQITLAEEQVKTAQEALQLSKQRYKLGLGTVVEVTQSEVALTAAQTRLADTQYDYKIAEVTLAYTSQGDDTGRILLMSRAANPPRAPEVQDRLEGPPAATN; via the coding sequence ATGAACCACACCTGGCGTCGCACCACGTTCATCATGCTGGCGCTCTTGTCGTCGACAGCGGCCATGGCCTCCGCTGCCACTGCCGCAGAGACGGATCAGCCGGTGAGCTTGTCGCGCGGCAGTTTTCTCGGCGTGCAGCAGGCCGTCGACATCGCCGTCAAAAACCATCCCATGCTGATTGAGGGCACTGCTAATCTGAAAGCGTCCGAAGCGCGCACCGAACAGGCGCGCTCCCTGTACTATCCGCAGGTCTATGCCAACGCTAACACGGTCGCCGGAGCGGGCGTCACCAACCCACGGTTCTTGATCGGCGGCGGACTCCTTCGGGAAAACCAAAGCACCTTTACCGGCGGCGTGATCGCCAATCAACGGATCTATGACTTCGGTTACACCAGTAATCTCGTCGAATCAAACAAACTCGCTGAACGAGCCCAGGGGCAGGATGTCAGCGCCCGTCGCGCCCTCGTGCTGCTCTATGTGCAACGCGCCTACTTGAACAGTCTTAAGCGGAAGCGGCTGGTCCAGATCGCCGAAGAAACCGTCCGGGAACGCGGCGTCATCGCCGGGCAAATCGAAACGCTCTATCGCCAGCAACTGAAGTCCAAGTTCGACTTCGATCTCGCGCATGTGGAGCTGGTCAATGCGCAATCGCTCCTGGTGCGCAGCCGCAACGATTTGAAAGCCAGTTTTGCCGATTTGAATCGAACCATGGGTATCGTCGGAGCCGACGACTACGTCCTCGAAGACATTTCCGTCGACGTGCGGCCGCAGAAAACGCTGGAAAGCTTGATCAACGAAAGCCTGTCGCATCCGGAAGTGAAACGCGCCAAGGAGCAGACCGCCTCGGCCGACGCCAGGCTGACGGCGACCAAACGCCAATACCTGCCGACGGTGTCGGCGATTGCCAGCGGAGGCACGTTTGATCCCTTCGATCCCCGCCAGAATCAACAGACCGGCGGGTGGTGGATGGCCGGTGCCATGGTTTCCATGCCGCTCTTCACCGGCTTCCTCATCGAAAATCAGGTGGTCGAGGCCAACGCCAATCGTCAGGCCGCCTCTGCCGCCACCACGAACATCGAGCAAGCGTTGACGCAGCAGGTCACCAACGCCTATCTCGATACCCTCACCTTCGCGCAGCAGATCACACTGGCGGAAGAACAGGTCAAGACGGCGCAGGAAGCGTTACAACTCTCGAAACAGCGCTACAAACTCGGCTTGGGAACGGTGGTGGAGGTCACGCAGTCGGAAGTGGCGCTCACTGCGGCACAAACGAGGCTGGCGGACACGCAGTACGACTACAAGATTGCGGAGGTCACCCTCGCGTACACCTCACAGGGGGATGATACCGGTCGAATTCTGCTGATGAGCCGCGCCGCCAATCCCCCTCGCGCGCCGGAGGTGCAGGACCGTTTGGAAGGCCCGCCCGCCGCAACCAACTGA
- a CDS encoding peptidylprolyl isomerase, whose amino-acid sequence MSAQTSSPQATITVTSKNEPWGQIVLRFFPDVAPNHVKNFVDLAKKGFYNGTTFHRVIPGFMIQGGDPNSKNPDRATHGMGGPGHNVNAEFNSKPHKRGTLSMARANDPNSAGSQFFICVNDANFLDWQYTVFGEVQSGLEVVDKVVSAKRDGRDNPLERVEMTVTITE is encoded by the coding sequence ATGTCGGCACAAACCAGTTCACCACAAGCCACCATTACCGTGACGTCGAAGAACGAGCCGTGGGGCCAGATTGTCCTACGCTTTTTCCCCGACGTGGCGCCGAATCATGTGAAGAATTTCGTCGACCTGGCGAAAAAGGGGTTCTACAACGGCACGACGTTCCATCGGGTCATTCCGGGGTTCATGATTCAGGGCGGCGATCCTAACAGCAAGAACCCGGACCGCGCGACGCACGGCATGGGGGGCCCCGGCCACAATGTCAATGCGGAGTTCAACAGTAAGCCGCACAAGCGTGGCACCCTCTCCATGGCCCGCGCCAATGATCCGAACAGCGCCGGATCGCAGTTTTTCATCTGCGTCAACGACGCGAACTTTCTGGATTGGCAGTACACGGTGTTCGGCGAGGTGCAGAGCGGGCTTGAGGTGGTCGACAAGGTCGTGTCAGCCAAACGCGATGGGCGCGACAATCCGCTGGAGCGTGTCGAAATGACGGTGACGATCACCGAGTAG
- a CDS encoding ligand-binding sensor domain-containing protein, translating into MLRHIIVLTALSVGSLQGVAQAVSFSGGNESGGSLKLEQAHPGQEPAGSADIGNTSIQALAAGAGGVIYAGSFGMGIFRSGDRGASWASANDGLTDPFVLCLTTGKDGAIYAGTFRGGVFRSRDAGKTWQAINKGLKRLEIKALMMDAKGLYAGTGDGVYLLNAAQDQWKTVSAGLDEILVHALARTDDGTLYAGTSGKGVHSYKERGSGWTRLRQGLKDHEGLVENFIRVLAVDKEQGVYAGTFDGGVFRSGDGGKTWLPISRALPNDSIRGLISNERGVYVATGRGIFKTVDKGRQWVPLNKGLSNLSVQVLIEGEQGGFYAGTSSGVYRSDDDGLTWTAVSQGLEGESIAPFKFN; encoded by the coding sequence ATGCTGCGTCACATCATCGTGTTGACGGCGCTCTCAGTCGGCAGTCTGCAGGGGGTTGCGCAGGCCGTGTCCTTTTCTGGCGGCAATGAGAGCGGTGGGTCCTTGAAATTGGAGCAGGCGCATCCGGGCCAGGAGCCGGCAGGGTCCGCCGACATCGGCAATACGAGCATTCAAGCGTTGGCCGCCGGCGCCGGCGGCGTCATCTACGCCGGATCGTTCGGGATGGGCATTTTCCGCAGCGGAGACCGGGGCGCTTCTTGGGCATCCGCCAACGACGGCCTCACGGATCCCTTCGTGCTGTGTCTCACCACCGGAAAAGACGGGGCCATCTATGCGGGCACGTTTCGGGGCGGCGTCTTCCGCTCCCGCGACGCAGGGAAAACCTGGCAGGCGATCAACAAAGGGCTGAAGCGCCTCGAAATCAAAGCCCTGATGATGGACGCCAAGGGACTGTATGCCGGGACCGGAGACGGGGTCTATCTCTTGAATGCCGCACAGGATCAATGGAAGACGGTGAGTGCCGGATTGGACGAAATTCTCGTGCATGCCTTGGCGCGGACCGACGATGGGACGCTTTATGCCGGCACGTCCGGGAAGGGTGTGCACAGCTACAAAGAGCGGGGTTCGGGATGGACGCGTCTCCGGCAGGGCCTGAAGGACCATGAAGGCCTCGTGGAGAATTTTATCCGCGTGCTCGCCGTCGACAAGGAACAGGGTGTGTATGCGGGTACGTTCGACGGCGGGGTGTTTCGGAGCGGTGACGGCGGCAAAACCTGGTTGCCGATCAGCCGCGCCCTTCCGAACGATTCGATCCGCGGTTTGATCAGCAACGAGCGCGGGGTCTATGTCGCGACAGGTCGGGGCATTTTCAAGACCGTCGATAAGGGACGGCAATGGGTGCCGTTGAACAAGGGCCTGAGCAATCTGTCGGTGCAGGTCTTGATTGAGGGCGAACAAGGCGGCTTCTATGCCGGTACCAGCTCCGGTGTCTATCGCAGCGACGATGACGGCCTCACCTGGACCGCCGTGAGTCAAGGATTGGAAGGGGAGAGCATCGCGCCCTTCAAGTTTAACTGA
- the tatC gene encoding twin-arginine translocase subunit TatC, which yields MLAPLAAHIQSLKKRLLIIAVTLGVAFATAFAYSADMVAWLNRPFPNQLVFYGPTEALFASIKVSFLAGIILSLPVVFYQCWKFIEPALLPKEQRWAIPLFLLAALLFALGLVFCNLVILPLVIDFFVSFGMDRDITPALGVGTYIDFNVKFLLIFGCAFELPLVLTLLSRVGVVSAGALAHYRKHAIMAALIISAVVTPDATLFTMLLMAVPLMVLYEIGIIGAKIFGRATGPAPDMNLPLDPDIPIGTAGHRVR from the coding sequence ATGCTCGCACCACTGGCCGCCCATATTCAGTCGCTGAAGAAGCGGCTGCTGATCATCGCGGTGACCTTGGGGGTCGCGTTTGCGACGGCGTTTGCGTACTCCGCGGACATGGTCGCCTGGCTGAACCGGCCGTTCCCCAATCAGTTGGTGTTCTACGGACCGACGGAGGCGCTCTTCGCTTCCATCAAGGTCTCGTTCCTCGCCGGCATCATCTTGAGCCTGCCGGTCGTCTTCTACCAGTGTTGGAAATTTATCGAACCGGCGTTGCTCCCTAAGGAGCAACGCTGGGCCATTCCCCTGTTCCTGCTGGCGGCCTTGCTCTTTGCGCTGGGCCTCGTCTTCTGCAACCTTGTCATCCTGCCGCTGGTCATCGACTTCTTCGTCAGCTTCGGTATGGATCGAGACATTACCCCGGCGTTGGGGGTGGGGACCTACATCGACTTCAACGTCAAGTTTCTGCTGATCTTCGGCTGCGCCTTCGAATTGCCGCTGGTTTTGACGCTGCTGTCGCGGGTCGGGGTGGTTTCGGCGGGGGCGTTGGCCCACTATCGTAAACATGCCATCATGGCGGCGCTGATCATCTCAGCCGTCGTGACGCCGGATGCCACGTTGTTCACGATGTTGCTGATGGCGGTCCCGCTCATGGTACTCTATGAGATCGGGATCATCGGCGCCAAGATCTTCGGGCGGGCGACAGGCCCGGCGCCCGACATGAATTTGCCGCTCGACCCTGATATACCCATTGGCACCGCCGGTCATCGCGTCCGCTGA
- a CDS encoding YdcH family protein: MQTETAITERLRRSNTEFRALEESHHRLDAELADLQRRHVLTPAEEVLKKQLQKEKLATKDKIAELIRASR, translated from the coding sequence ATGCAGACGGAGACGGCGATCACTGAGCGGTTACGGCGGTCCAACACAGAGTTCCGGGCGCTTGAAGAATCTCACCATCGCCTTGATGCGGAGCTGGCCGATCTTCAGCGGCGGCACGTGCTCACGCCGGCAGAAGAAGTACTGAAAAAACAACTGCAAAAAGAGAAGTTGGCCACCAAAGACAAGATCGCCGAGCTCATTCGGGCCTCGCGGTAA
- the rimI gene encoding ribosomal protein S18-alanine N-acetyltransferase produces MAADSVIIEPATVDVLDEVLAIEQACFSAPWTRKMLAAELSGNQFAHFLIAKCLDPHSGALVISGYFCYWIVFEELRLMNLAVLAPFRRGGVASKLVCTAIRAGLERGANRAMLEVRASNQEARALYERLGFRQTATRTRYYVKPEEDAVLMELAPLEVSALCGQP; encoded by the coding sequence ATGGCGGCAGATTCGGTCATCATCGAGCCGGCAACGGTCGACGTGCTGGATGAAGTCTTGGCCATCGAACAGGCTTGCTTCTCGGCCCCCTGGACGCGCAAAATGTTGGCGGCGGAATTGTCCGGCAATCAGTTTGCGCATTTTCTGATCGCGAAATGTCTCGATCCGCATTCAGGGGCACTCGTGATTTCCGGGTATTTCTGTTACTGGATTGTCTTCGAGGAACTGCGGTTGATGAACCTGGCGGTGCTGGCCCCGTTCCGCCGAGGAGGGGTGGCGAGCAAACTCGTGTGCACGGCGATTCGGGCTGGCCTGGAGCGCGGGGCAAATCGGGCAATGTTGGAGGTGCGGGCGTCCAATCAGGAGGCTCGTGCCCTCTATGAGCGGTTGGGGTTTCGCCAGACGGCGACGCGGACGCGGTATTATGTGAAACCTGAAGAAGACGCGGTGCTGATGGAGTTGGCGCCGCTGGAGGTGAGTGCTTTGTGCGGGCAGCCCTGA
- the tsaB gene encoding tRNA (adenosine(37)-N6)-threonylcarbamoyltransferase complex dimerization subunit type 1 TsaB, which produces MTAPSAEHLLAVDTATAWQSVALLRGEQVSALAEQDAAGSHARSLMGAIDRVLGETGLRLTDLQGLAVSIGPGSFTGLRVGLATMLGFRAVLGTSIIPVPTLEAMAWNLRDVEGLLIPVIKSRHNEVYWAAYEWQPGQGLRTHLAEQVGSPSSVARACKGVTGVTLFGDGWQAYGQEIRQAAEAMGVTVREVDADCQRPSAVSVGLAARLRLATGQVGEEALVPRYVQRTEAEVKFDELQGVSALERRRERVAKKLAQRKTGGRTGRDSRAKS; this is translated from the coding sequence ATGACGGCGCCATCGGCGGAACATCTGTTGGCGGTTGATACCGCGACGGCCTGGCAAAGCGTCGCCCTGTTGCGCGGCGAGCAGGTTTCGGCCTTGGCCGAACAGGACGCTGCCGGCTCTCACGCCCGTTCGCTGATGGGTGCCATTGATCGTGTCTTGGGCGAGACGGGCCTCCGGTTGACGGATCTCCAGGGATTAGCCGTGTCGATTGGTCCCGGCTCGTTTACCGGACTCCGTGTCGGTCTCGCGACCATGTTGGGGTTTCGGGCGGTGTTGGGAACGTCTATCATCCCGGTGCCGACGCTGGAAGCGATGGCGTGGAACCTGCGTGATGTCGAGGGGCTGCTGATCCCGGTGATCAAGAGCCGTCACAACGAGGTCTATTGGGCTGCCTATGAATGGCAACCTGGACAAGGATTGCGGACACATCTAGCCGAACAGGTCGGATCGCCGTCTTCCGTCGCCCGGGCATGCAAGGGTGTGACGGGCGTCACGCTGTTTGGCGATGGCTGGCAAGCCTATGGACAGGAAATCCGTCAGGCCGCGGAGGCGATGGGTGTGACAGTGCGGGAAGTCGATGCGGACTGTCAGCGTCCTTCGGCGGTCAGTGTTGGCCTGGCGGCGCGACTGCGCCTGGCGACTGGTCAGGTTGGAGAAGAGGCGTTGGTTCCGCGGTACGTGCAACGTACGGAAGCGGAGGTCAAGTTCGACGAACTGCAGGGCGTGTCAGCCCTCGAGCGGCGGCGTGAACGCGTGGCGAAGAAGCTGGCCCAAAGGAAAACGGGTGGCCGCACAGGTCGTGATTCGCGAGCCAAGTCATAG
- the radA gene encoding DNA repair protein RadA → MKEKTTFHCQACGHQAPRWLGRCPDCGGWNSFKEERVASAPKGRQSLVKAAVAVATPISDIEIVGEPRRSTGLGEFDRVLGGGVVPGSVMLIGGDPGIGKTTLLLQALPLLAEAGEQVLYVSGEESPRQIKMRGQRLGIDGKHLLILGETSLEQILKAIQEVKPAAVVVDSIQTVYTEQLTSAPGSISQVQEVAGQLMWFAKRNNVPVFIIGHVTKEGAIAGPRLLEHIVDTVLYFEGDKSHSFRILRAVKNRFGSTNEIGVFEMKDGGLEEVSNPSELFLAERPQRSTGSVVVSSLEGTRPILVELQALVSSTNYPMPKRMANGVEANRLSLLLAVMEKRLGMHLSGQDVYVNVVGGIHIDEPAIDLGIVAAVTSSLRECPIDFTTLVMGEVGLGGEVRAISQAELRIREAAKMGFKRCLLPERNVAKLDPVEGIELVGIREVGDALDVVLA, encoded by the coding sequence ATGAAAGAAAAAACCACGTTTCATTGTCAGGCCTGCGGCCATCAGGCGCCGCGTTGGCTCGGTCGCTGTCCCGACTGCGGGGGCTGGAACAGCTTCAAAGAAGAACGGGTGGCCTCGGCTCCGAAAGGCCGTCAAAGCCTGGTGAAAGCGGCCGTGGCCGTCGCAACCCCCATTTCCGACATTGAAATCGTGGGTGAGCCCAGGCGGAGCACCGGCCTGGGAGAATTCGACCGCGTCTTGGGCGGCGGGGTGGTGCCCGGCTCCGTCATGTTGATCGGCGGCGACCCCGGTATCGGCAAGACGACGTTATTGCTCCAGGCGCTGCCGCTGCTGGCAGAGGCGGGTGAGCAAGTCTTGTACGTATCCGGCGAAGAGTCCCCCCGGCAGATCAAGATGCGAGGGCAGCGTCTCGGCATCGACGGCAAGCATCTGCTGATCCTCGGGGAAACCTCGCTCGAACAAATTCTGAAAGCCATTCAAGAGGTGAAGCCGGCGGCCGTTGTCGTGGATTCGATTCAGACGGTCTATACCGAGCAACTCACCTCGGCCCCCGGAAGCATCAGCCAGGTGCAGGAAGTGGCCGGTCAGTTGATGTGGTTTGCCAAGCGAAATAACGTGCCGGTGTTTATCATCGGGCATGTCACAAAGGAGGGCGCCATCGCCGGCCCGCGTTTGCTGGAGCACATCGTCGATACGGTCCTGTACTTCGAGGGCGACAAAAGTCATAGCTTCCGCATTTTGCGCGCGGTGAAAAACCGGTTCGGGTCCACGAACGAGATCGGGGTGTTCGAAATGAAGGACGGCGGGTTGGAGGAAGTCAGCAATCCGTCCGAACTGTTTTTGGCCGAGCGGCCTCAGCGCAGCACCGGCTCTGTGGTGGTGTCCAGCCTGGAGGGAACGAGGCCGATTCTCGTCGAACTACAAGCACTGGTGTCGAGCACGAATTATCCCATGCCCAAGCGGATGGCCAATGGGGTCGAAGCCAACCGTCTGTCGCTGCTGTTGGCGGTGATGGAAAAGCGGCTGGGCATGCATCTCTCCGGACAGGATGTCTATGTGAACGTCGTCGGCGGCATACACATCGATGAACCGGCGATTGATTTGGGGATCGTCGCCGCCGTGACCTCGAGTCTGCGCGAGTGCCCGATCGATTTTACGACGTTGGTGATGGGGGAAGTGGGCCTCGGCGGCGAGGTGCGGGCCATCAGCCAGGCGGAATTGCGTATCCGCGAGGCGGCGAAGATGGGCTTCAAACGGTGTCTCCTGCCGGAACGGAATGTGGCGAAGCTGGACCCGGTCGAGGGCATTGAATTGGTCGGCATCAGGGAAGTGGGGGATGCGTTGGATGTGGTCCTGGCGTGA
- a CDS encoding TrmH family RNA methyltransferase: MTSLLRIVSRNFLSHIRDVIKTKRTRDRERVFVLEGTKPIVELLRASPNRFVCVIVVPGFLERQSEDIKNLFLESRVTLYGCPEDTLAQLSQVDTSNGALAIVHQPTWDQAAIVAQPRIFGLYGDMLQDPANIGTIIRTAAGFNVSALWMAPHSVDVFNPKVVRGTAGTLFQLPIFSHTPVEQLLQLGCTIMAADVEAGEGTVPIRSIRTLPARTIVAIGSESRGLSEAVLQAATVRFTIPLRPEVESLNAATAAAIALFYFSGLPSAPPHS; the protein is encoded by the coding sequence TTGACCTCCTTACTTCGTATCGTTTCACGTAACTTTCTCTCGCACATCCGGGACGTCATCAAGACCAAGCGGACCCGCGACCGCGAACGAGTCTTTGTACTCGAAGGCACGAAGCCGATCGTGGAATTACTGCGCGCGTCTCCCAATCGATTCGTCTGTGTGATTGTGGTGCCTGGGTTTCTCGAGCGCCAATCAGAGGACATTAAGAATCTCTTCCTGGAAAGCCGGGTGACGCTCTATGGCTGTCCGGAGGACACGCTGGCTCAGTTGTCGCAGGTTGACACGTCCAACGGTGCCTTGGCAATCGTCCATCAACCGACGTGGGACCAGGCCGCCATTGTGGCGCAGCCCAGGATTTTTGGCTTGTACGGCGATATGCTGCAAGATCCGGCGAACATTGGAACGATCATTCGTACGGCGGCGGGGTTCAATGTGAGTGCCCTCTGGATGGCGCCCCATTCGGTTGATGTCTTTAATCCGAAAGTTGTGCGCGGGACCGCCGGTACGCTCTTTCAGCTTCCGATTTTTTCTCACACCCCCGTGGAGCAGTTGCTCCAGCTCGGATGTACGATCATGGCAGCCGACGTTGAGGCCGGTGAAGGGACGGTCCCCATTCGATCGATCCGAACGTTACCGGCACGAACCATCGTGGCAATCGGGAGCGAGAGTCGGGGACTATCAGAGGCGGTACTTCAGGCTGCGACAGTCCGCTTTACGATTCCGCTGCGGCCCGAGGTCGAGTCCCTCAATGCTGCGACCGCCGCCGCCATTGCACTCTTCTACTTTTCGGGCCTGCCAAGCGCGCCTCCGCACTCCTGA
- a CDS encoding helix-turn-helix domain-containing protein, with protein MPHIGSLIRAWRLSHKCSEQAFAHRAGIDASLLESLETEQADPNASTLEALARALNIPLPWLFIHPSELDLLCKDDEEEGLSLSTLTGADPVLDRLLLAAGHERTLYVLLTALIQSGEPKLLRAAEVSLRSLVKQSKQATVPWQSRPPGHFEPPSD; from the coding sequence ATGCCACACATTGGATCCCTGATTCGTGCCTGGAGGCTGTCTCACAAATGTTCCGAACAGGCCTTCGCCCACCGAGCTGGCATTGATGCAAGCCTTCTGGAGTCGCTGGAGACGGAACAAGCCGATCCGAACGCCTCGACGCTCGAAGCGCTGGCCAGAGCCCTGAACATTCCGCTCCCCTGGCTGTTTATCCACCCCAGCGAGTTGGATCTCCTGTGTAAGGACGATGAAGAGGAAGGGCTGTCCCTCTCTACCTTGACCGGGGCCGATCCGGTGTTGGACAGACTGCTACTGGCCGCGGGCCACGAGCGTACCCTGTATGTGCTCCTCACCGCGCTGATTCAAAGTGGAGAGCCGAAACTCCTCCGCGCCGCGGAAGTGAGTCTGCGCAGTCTGGTCAAACAGTCCAAACAGGCCACGGTTCCATGGCAATCCCGCCCGCCTGGACATTTCGAGCCGCCCAGCGACTGA
- a CDS encoding OPT family oligopeptide transporter, with amino-acid sequence MRREQEASTEAADVPLVPPSVSLPEITPKAVVLSVLLAAVLAGANAYLGLFAGMTVSASIPAAVVSMAVLRLFRRSNILENNIVQTAASSGEALAAGVIFTIPGLVLLGYWESFDYWQTVTVSLVGGVLGVLFTIPLRRALIIHARLRFPEGVATAEVLKVGATADAQAGGPVRLLLGAAALGGGFKFAEGGFKLWSESLEGALQLGRSTFYGGLNLSPALVAVGYIIGLHTATVVFLGGAIGWLVLLPLHQVMVPPPEALTGVVAAKATWSGQIRYIGIGAMLVGGVWTLIQIRGPIVQSLQQLMALYRTRDASRSQGGLPRTEQDAGVVWLIGLTVASLLPMLLLYRGLLGQSLWGGIGLTLLMVVAAFLFSAVAGYMAGLVGSSSNPVSGVTIATIMLASLLLLGIMGQGNPAGPAAALLVGAVVCCAAAMGGDNMQDLKTGHLVGATPWKQQVMQVIGVATGAVVIVPVLSLLQAKYGIGEVTEAHPHPLTAPQATLMAKLASGVFGGSLPWHLLVFGMLLGVAVILLDTRQARRQAELRFPVLAVALGMYLPLKLSATILLGGCLAEWVRRRRSGAGMSTEDRGLLCAAGLVTGEALVGILLALPIALSSVWPSLSGDPFQLFAAPPWGGWPGLVALALVGLVLLRSAQSNHGTGKNPTAAG; translated from the coding sequence ATGAGGCGTGAGCAGGAGGCATCGACGGAGGCCGCGGACGTTCCGCTGGTTCCGCCTTCTGTGTCGCTGCCTGAAATCACGCCGAAAGCAGTGGTCCTGTCCGTGCTGTTGGCCGCCGTGCTGGCGGGTGCGAATGCCTACCTTGGGCTGTTTGCGGGCATGACGGTGTCCGCGTCGATCCCAGCCGCCGTGGTGTCCATGGCGGTCCTGCGTCTGTTTCGTCGTTCAAACATTCTGGAAAACAACATCGTACAGACCGCGGCCTCATCCGGCGAGGCGTTGGCGGCCGGGGTGATCTTTACGATTCCGGGTCTGGTCCTTCTCGGCTATTGGGAGTCCTTCGACTATTGGCAAACCGTGACCGTGTCATTGGTGGGTGGGGTGCTGGGGGTGCTGTTCACCATTCCCTTGCGTCGTGCCTTGATCATCCATGCTCGACTGCGGTTCCCCGAAGGCGTGGCCACGGCGGAAGTGTTGAAGGTGGGGGCGACCGCGGATGCGCAGGCGGGCGGGCCGGTTCGGTTGTTGCTGGGAGCAGCGGCGTTGGGCGGTGGATTTAAGTTTGCCGAAGGGGGATTCAAACTCTGGAGCGAATCGTTGGAAGGGGCGCTTCAGCTTGGCCGCTCGACATTCTACGGAGGGCTCAATCTGTCCCCGGCCCTGGTGGCGGTGGGGTATATCATCGGTCTGCATACGGCCACTGTGGTGTTTCTCGGCGGGGCCATAGGCTGGCTGGTGCTGTTGCCGCTGCACCAGGTAATGGTGCCGCCACCGGAGGCACTCACGGGGGTGGTAGCCGCGAAGGCCACCTGGAGTGGGCAGATTCGTTACATCGGGATCGGTGCCATGCTGGTCGGTGGCGTGTGGACGCTCATTCAAATTCGCGGTCCGATTGTGCAGAGTCTGCAACAGTTGATGGCGCTGTACCGGACTCGCGATGCATCCCGTTCCCAGGGGGGCCTCCCACGGACTGAGCAGGACGCAGGGGTCGTCTGGTTGATCGGACTGACGGTCGCTTCGCTGCTTCCCATGTTGCTGTTGTACCGGGGGCTGCTGGGCCAGAGTCTGTGGGGTGGAATCGGTCTGACCCTGCTCATGGTCGTCGCGGCGTTTCTATTTTCCGCCGTGGCCGGATACATGGCCGGCCTGGTGGGCAGTTCGAGCAATCCGGTATCCGGCGTGACCATCGCGACGATCATGCTCGCCTCACTGCTGTTGCTGGGCATCATGGGGCAGGGCAATCCGGCCGGTCCGGCTGCGGCGTTGCTGGTCGGAGCGGTCGTCTGCTGTGCTGCTGCCATGGGCGGCGACAATATGCAGGATCTGAAGACCGGCCACCTGGTCGGCGCGACTCCTTGGAAACAGCAGGTGATGCAAGTCATCGGCGTGGCAACCGGTGCGGTCGTCATCGTGCCGGTCCTGTCGTTGCTGCAGGCGAAGTACGGGATCGGGGAGGTCACGGAGGCGCATCCTCATCCGCTCACGGCTCCTCAAGCCACGCTCATGGCGAAGCTGGCCAGCGGTGTGTTTGGGGGCTCGTTGCCCTGGCATCTGCTCGTGTTCGGGATGCTGCTGGGGGTGGCGGTCATTCTGTTGGACACCCGGCAGGCCCGGCGGCAGGCTGAACTCCGGTTCCCCGTATTGGCCGTGGCACTGGGCATGTATCTGCCGCTGAAATTATCGGCCACCATCCTGCTCGGAGGCTGTCTGGCGGAGTGGGTTCGAAGGAGACGATCGGGAGCAGGGATGTCGACGGAGGATCGGGGCCTGCTGTGCGCCGCCGGATTGGTCACCGGCGAAGCACTGGTCGGGATTCTGTTAGCCCTGCCGATTGCGCTGAGTTCGGTCTGGCCCTCACTGTCGGGCGATCCCTTTCAGCTCTTTGCGGCCCCGCCATGGGGAGGCTGGCCCGGGCTCGTGGCCCTGGCCCTGGTCGGCCTGGTCCTCCTGCGATCCGCTCAATCGAACCATGGGACCGGGAAGAATCCGACAGCGGCCGGCTGA